In the Streptomyces sp. f51 genome, one interval contains:
- a CDS encoding AAC(3) family N-acetyltransferase, with amino-acid sequence MSTPPPTGPLVTRDTLAADLRALGVRAGETLLAHSSLSALGWVNGGAVTVVRGLLDALGPDGTLVVPTQSGDLSDPALWSRPPVPEEWWPAIRATMPAYDPRVTPSRGVGVIPETVRTWPGALRSDHPETSFAALGPAAAAVVGGHAVDCRLGERSPLARLEARGARVLLLGAGYDSCTSFHLAEYRVPSPVVEVGRPSPTGWETVREVSITSEMFEELGSDFERDRPVVRGTVGAAPARLFPVADAVAYAQRWLPVHRPRDLAVETAAAPGGSGPLRRP; translated from the coding sequence ATGTCGACACCCCCTCCGACCGGCCCACTCGTCACCCGGGACACCCTCGCGGCGGACCTGCGCGCACTCGGTGTCCGAGCTGGGGAGACGCTGCTCGCGCACTCCTCGCTGAGCGCCCTCGGATGGGTCAACGGCGGTGCCGTGACCGTCGTCCGGGGACTGCTCGACGCCCTGGGTCCCGACGGCACCCTGGTGGTCCCGACCCAGTCCGGCGACCTCTCCGACCCCGCGCTCTGGAGCCGCCCGCCGGTCCCCGAGGAGTGGTGGCCGGCGATCCGGGCGACCATGCCCGCCTACGACCCCCGCGTGACCCCCTCCCGCGGGGTCGGCGTGATACCCGAGACCGTCCGCACCTGGCCCGGCGCCCTGCGCAGCGACCACCCCGAGACCTCGTTCGCGGCGCTCGGCCCGGCCGCGGCGGCGGTCGTCGGAGGGCACGCGGTCGACTGCCGGCTCGGCGAGCGCAGCCCGCTGGCCCGGCTGGAGGCCCGCGGCGCCCGGGTCCTGCTGCTCGGCGCGGGCTACGACAGCTGCACCAGCTTCCACCTCGCCGAGTACCGCGTCCCCTCGCCCGTCGTGGAGGTCGGACGGCCCTCCCCCACCGGCTGGGAGACCGTGCGAGAGGTGTCGATCACCTCCGAGATGTTCGAGGAGCTGGGCTCCGACTTCGAACGGGACCGTCCCGTCGTACGGGGCACCGTGGGCGCTGCCCCGGCGCGGCTCTTCCCGGTGGCCGACGCGGTGGCGTACGCGCAGCGGTGGCTGCCGGTGCACCGGCCGCGGGACCTGGCCGTGGAGACCGCGGCCGCCCCCGGCGGTTCCGGGCCGCTCAGACGTCCCTAG
- a CDS encoding ABC transporter ATP-binding protein: protein MRSEPVVQVQALVKRYGTKTAVNGLDLVAAAGITAVLGPNGAGKTTTVETCEGYRKPDSGTVRVLGLDPVRQSGELHTRIGVMLQSGGVYSGARADEMLRHVAKLHANPLDVDALIERLGLDGCGRTTYRRLSGGQQQRLALAMAVVGRPELVFLDEPTAGLDPQARHATWDLVRDLRSDGVSVILTTHHMDEAQQLADDVAIIDAGRVVAQGSPEELCRGGAENTLRFTGRPGLDVNSLLKALPADCTAAELTPGSYRVGGKVDPQLLATVTSWCAQHGVMPEKISVERHTLEDVFLELTGKELRS, encoded by the coding sequence ATGCGAAGCGAGCCCGTGGTCCAGGTCCAGGCCCTGGTGAAGCGGTACGGAACGAAGACCGCGGTGAACGGCCTCGACCTGGTGGCCGCGGCGGGCATCACCGCCGTCCTCGGACCCAACGGCGCGGGCAAGACGACGACCGTCGAGACCTGCGAGGGATACCGGAAGCCGGACTCCGGGACCGTGCGCGTCCTGGGCCTCGACCCGGTGAGACAGTCCGGCGAGCTGCACACCCGCATCGGCGTGATGCTCCAGTCCGGCGGCGTCTACTCGGGCGCCCGCGCGGACGAGATGCTCCGCCATGTGGCCAAGCTGCACGCGAACCCCCTGGACGTGGACGCGCTCATCGAGCGGCTCGGCCTGGACGGCTGCGGCCGTACGACGTACCGGCGGCTCTCGGGCGGCCAGCAGCAGCGCCTCGCGCTCGCCATGGCGGTCGTCGGCCGTCCCGAACTGGTCTTCCTCGACGAGCCGACCGCCGGTCTCGACCCGCAGGCCCGCCACGCCACCTGGGACCTGGTCCGCGACCTGCGGTCCGACGGTGTCTCGGTGATCCTCACCACGCACCACATGGACGAGGCCCAGCAGCTCGCCGACGACGTCGCGATCATCGACGCGGGCCGGGTCGTCGCCCAGGGCTCCCCCGAGGAGCTGTGCCGCGGCGGCGCCGAGAACACCCTGCGCTTCACCGGCCGCCCAGGGCTCGACGTGAACTCCCTGCTCAAGGCCCTGCCCGCGGACTGCACGGCGGCCGAGCTGACCCCCGGGTCCTACCGGGTCGGCGGCAAGGTCGACCCGCAGCTGCTGGCGACCGTGACGTCCTGGTGCGCCCAGCACGGTGTGATGCCGGAGAAGATCTCGGTCGAACGCCACACCCTCGAAGACGTTTTTCTGGAGCTGACCGGCAAGGAGCTGCGCTCATGA
- a CDS encoding ABC transporter permease, translating into MSQAQLGADRRGAASVTTAGTYTPKPGAAPLPRMIRAQAALETRMLLRNGEQLLLTVVIPTLLLVLFSSADIIDTGPGKAVDFLAPGILALAVMSTAFTGQAIATGFERRYGVLKRLAASPLPRWALMTAKTASVLVTEILQVILLTAIAFALGWSPHGNPLAVLLLLVLGTAAFSGLGLLMAGTLKAEATLAAANLVFLLFLVGGGVMVPMDKFPAGAQDVLGLLPISALSDGLRAVLQHGAAMPWGDLGILAVWAVLGLGAAGRFFRWE; encoded by the coding sequence ATGAGTCAGGCACAGCTTGGAGCCGACCGGCGAGGAGCCGCGTCCGTGACCACCGCCGGCACGTACACCCCGAAGCCGGGCGCCGCCCCGCTTCCCCGGATGATCCGCGCGCAGGCCGCGCTGGAGACCCGGATGCTGCTGCGCAACGGCGAGCAGCTGCTGCTGACGGTCGTGATCCCGACGCTGCTGCTGGTGCTGTTCAGCTCGGCCGACATCATCGACACCGGTCCGGGCAAGGCGGTCGACTTCCTGGCGCCGGGCATCCTGGCGCTGGCCGTGATGTCGACGGCGTTCACCGGCCAGGCCATCGCCACCGGCTTCGAGCGCCGCTACGGCGTCCTGAAGCGGCTGGCCGCCTCGCCGCTCCCGCGTTGGGCGCTGATGACCGCGAAGACGGCGTCGGTCCTGGTGACCGAGATCCTCCAGGTGATCCTGCTCACCGCGATCGCCTTCGCGCTGGGCTGGTCGCCGCACGGCAACCCGCTCGCCGTCCTGCTCCTGCTGGTCCTCGGCACGGCCGCCTTCTCCGGGCTCGGCCTGCTCATGGCGGGCACGCTCAAGGCGGAGGCGACGCTGGCCGCCGCGAACCTCGTCTTCCTGCTGTTCCTGGTCGGCGGCGGAGTGATGGTGCCGATGGACAAGTTCCCCGCGGGCGCCCAGGACGTGCTGGGCCTGCTGCCCATCTCGGCGCTCTCCGACGGTCTGCGGGCGGTGCTCCAGCACGGTGCCGCGATGCCCTGGGGAGACCTGGGCATCCTGGCGGTCTGGGCGGTCCTGGGCCTCGGCGCGGCAGGCCGGTTCTTCCGCTGGGAGTGA
- a CDS encoding COX15/CtaA family protein, translated as MVRVQNLTRADALSAVRNPLAFIAERWTPAARTVQRAALAALVMSVVIVVTGGAVRLTGSGLGCPTWPKCTDDSLTATSAMGFHGAIEFGNRMLTYVLCAAVGWAIVAARSQKPWRRGLTRLGWAQFWIVMSNAVLGGIVVLVGLNPYTVAAHFLLSTALITVAALMWQRTREGDAAPRPLVGKSVQQLVWFLVVAAVLLIAVGTVVTGAGPHAGDSSEVERIPVGWETVAKLHAVLAWIVVTLTFALWFVLKAVDAPQGPLRRTRDLFLILLSQGVIGYVQYFTDLPEALVALHMLGSCLVWIGVLRVLLALRERPETVADLPGPATASALTRA; from the coding sequence ATGGTGCGCGTGCAGAACCTGACCCGAGCCGACGCCCTCAGCGCGGTGCGCAACCCGCTCGCCTTCATCGCCGAACGCTGGACCCCGGCCGCCCGGACGGTGCAGCGCGCGGCCCTGGCCGCGCTCGTCATGTCGGTCGTGATCGTGGTGACCGGCGGTGCCGTGCGGCTCACCGGCTCCGGCCTCGGCTGCCCGACCTGGCCCAAGTGCACCGACGACTCGCTCACGGCGACGAGCGCGATGGGCTTCCACGGCGCCATCGAGTTCGGCAACCGCATGCTGACGTACGTGCTGTGCGCCGCCGTCGGCTGGGCCATCGTCGCGGCACGCTCGCAGAAGCCCTGGCGGCGCGGTCTGACCCGGCTCGGCTGGGCCCAGTTCTGGATCGTCATGAGCAACGCGGTCCTCGGCGGGATCGTCGTCCTGGTCGGTCTGAACCCGTACACGGTCGCCGCCCACTTCCTGCTGTCCACCGCGCTGATCACGGTGGCCGCGCTCATGTGGCAGCGCACCCGCGAGGGCGACGCGGCACCGCGTCCGCTCGTCGGCAAGTCGGTGCAGCAGCTCGTGTGGTTCCTGGTCGTCGCCGCGGTCCTGCTGATCGCGGTCGGCACGGTCGTCACCGGTGCCGGACCGCACGCGGGTGACTCCAGCGAGGTCGAGCGCATCCCCGTCGGCTGGGAGACCGTCGCCAAGCTGCACGCCGTGCTGGCCTGGATCGTCGTCACGCTGACCTTCGCGCTCTGGTTCGTCCTGAAGGCGGTGGACGCCCCCCAGGGTCCCCTGCGGCGCACGCGCGATCTGTTCCTGATCCTGCTGTCCCAGGGCGTCATCGGCTACGTCCAGTACTTCACCGACCTGCCCGAGGCCCTGGTCGCCCTCCACATGCTCGGCTCCTGCCTCGTGTGGATCGGGGTGCTGCGGGTCCTGCTGGCCCTGCGCGAGCGCCCGGAGACCGTGGCGGATCTGCCGGGTCCCGCGACCGCGTCGGCCCTCACGCGCGCGTAG
- a CDS encoding amidohydrolase family protein, whose product MIETPSLVDQYCHGVLRTELGLGTFEAHLSRTGGPPAAGTTFFDTQTGFAVRRWCPPLLGLEPHCTPARYLARRRELGVLESGRRLLRGSGVTTYLVDTGLPGDLTGPGEMASTGAASAHEIVRLEPLAEQVADTSGTVEAFLANLAESVHGAAANAVAFTSVAGVRHGLALAPEPPGPGEVRGAAGRWLAGRRVGGTLTDPVLLRHLLWIAVASGLPLQLHAGLGEPGQRVDRTDPALLTDFARATAGLGTDLVLLHGYPYQRHAAHLAEVFPHVYADLGAALVRTGARSAAVLAEILELAPFGKLLFSSGARGLPELHVIGAHLFREALARVLGGWVAEGAWSRADAQRVAGLIAAGNARRVYGLE is encoded by the coding sequence ATGATCGAAACGCCGTCCCTCGTGGACCAGTACTGCCACGGCGTACTGCGGACGGAGCTGGGCCTCGGCACGTTCGAGGCCCACCTCTCCAGAACCGGGGGCCCGCCGGCCGCGGGCACCACCTTCTTCGACACCCAGACCGGTTTCGCCGTACGGCGCTGGTGCCCGCCCCTGCTGGGACTCGAACCGCACTGCACGCCCGCCCGCTATCTGGCCCGGCGCCGTGAACTGGGCGTCCTGGAGTCGGGGCGAAGACTCCTGCGCGGCAGCGGCGTCACCACGTACCTCGTCGACACGGGGCTGCCCGGCGATCTGACCGGGCCAGGGGAGATGGCCTCCACCGGAGCCGCCAGCGCGCACGAGATCGTCCGGCTGGAGCCGCTCGCCGAACAGGTGGCCGACACCTCGGGTACCGTCGAGGCATTTCTGGCCAATCTCGCCGAATCCGTCCACGGAGCCGCCGCGAACGCCGTGGCCTTCACCTCCGTGGCGGGCGTGCGGCACGGTCTGGCCCTCGCGCCCGAACCGCCGGGACCCGGGGAGGTGCGGGGCGCGGCGGGCCGCTGGCTCGCCGGCCGGCGGGTGGGCGGCACGCTCACCGACCCGGTCCTGCTCCGCCATCTGCTGTGGATCGCGGTCGCGTCGGGCCTGCCCCTGCAACTGCACGCGGGACTCGGCGAACCGGGGCAGCGCGTCGACCGCACCGACCCCGCGCTGCTCACCGACTTCGCCCGCGCGACGGCGGGCCTCGGCACCGATCTGGTCCTGCTGCACGGCTACCCCTACCAGCGGCACGCGGCCCATCTCGCCGAGGTGTTCCCGCACGTCTACGCCGACCTGGGCGCGGCCCTGGTGCGCACCGGCGCGCGGTCCGCCGCCGTCCTCGCCGAGATCCTGGAGCTGGCCCCGTTCGGCAAGCTGCTCTTCTCCAGCGGGGCGCGCGGCCTTCCCGAACTCCACGTGATCGGCGCCCACCTCTTCCGCGAGGCGCTCGCACGGGTCCTCGGCGGCTGGGTCGCGGAAGGGGCCTGGTCACGGGCCGACGCCCAGCGGGTCGCGGGCCTGATCGCGGCGGGCAACGCACGGCGGGTGTACGGGCTGGAGTGA
- a CDS encoding heme o synthase, with translation MCVTAVESRPAGVLGTSSSRGQRPFGARLKAFVALTKPRIIELLLITTVPVMFLAQQGVPDLKLVLLTCLGGYLSAGGANALNMYIDRDIDALMERTSQRPLVTGMVSPRECLAFGITLAVVSTLLFGLAVNWLSAWLSLGALLFYVVVYTMILKRRTSQNIVWGGIAGCLPVLIGWSSVTDSMSWAPVILFLVMFFWTPPHYWPLSMKVKDDYARVGVPMLPVVASNKVVARQIVLYSWVMVAVSLLLTPLGYTGWFYTVVALAAGGFWLWEAHGLQNRAKAEVTGGKLKEMRLFHWSITYVSILFVAVAVDPFLR, from the coding sequence GTGTGCGTGACGGCCGTCGAATCCCGTCCAGCGGGTGTTCTCGGGACGAGCAGCAGCCGGGGCCAGCGGCCGTTCGGGGCCCGACTCAAGGCGTTCGTGGCGCTGACCAAGCCGCGGATCATCGAGCTGCTGCTGATCACCACCGTTCCGGTGATGTTCCTGGCCCAGCAGGGTGTGCCCGATCTGAAGCTGGTGCTCCTCACCTGCCTCGGCGGCTATCTGTCCGCGGGCGGCGCCAACGCGCTGAACATGTACATCGACCGCGACATCGACGCCCTCATGGAGCGGACCTCCCAGCGTCCTCTCGTCACCGGCATGGTCAGCCCCCGTGAGTGCCTCGCCTTCGGCATCACGCTGGCGGTCGTGTCGACCCTGCTGTTCGGTCTCGCCGTCAACTGGCTGTCGGCCTGGCTGTCGCTCGGGGCGCTCCTCTTCTACGTCGTCGTCTACACGATGATCCTCAAACGGCGTACCTCGCAGAACATCGTCTGGGGCGGCATCGCGGGCTGTCTGCCCGTGCTCATCGGCTGGTCGTCCGTCACGGACTCCATGTCCTGGGCGCCGGTCATCCTCTTCCTCGTCATGTTCTTCTGGACGCCGCCTCACTACTGGCCGCTGTCCATGAAGGTGAAGGACGACTACGCGCGCGTCGGCGTGCCGATGCTGCCGGTCGTCGCGAGCAACAAGGTGGTCGCCCGCCAGATCGTCCTCTACAGCTGGGTGATGGTCGCGGTCTCGCTGCTGCTGACCCCGCTCGGCTACACCGGCTGGTTCTACACCGTGGTCGCGCTGGCCGCGGGCGGCTTCTGGCTCTGGGAGGCGCACGGCCTCCAGAACCGCGCCAAGGCCGAGGTGACGGGCGGCAAGCTGAAGGAGATGCGGCTGTTCCACTGGTCGATCACCTACGTGTCGATCCTCTTCGTGGCCGTCGCGGTGGACCCCTTCCTGCGCTAG
- the tkt gene encoding transketolase, translated as MSTKPTTTDLEWTELDQRAVDTARVLAADAVQKVGNGHPGTAMSLAPAAYTLFQKVMRHDPADTDWVGRDRFVLSAGHSSLTLYTQLYLAGFGLELDDLESFRTWGSRTPGHPEYGHTPGVETTTGPLGQGVANAVGMAMAARYERGLFDPDAPKGESPFDHFIYAIAGDGCLQEGISAEASSMAGHQELGNLILLWDDNHISIEGDTETAVSEDTVKRYEAYGWHVQRIAPKPDGDLDPHAIYNAIEAAKKVTDKPSFIAMRSIIAWPAPNAQNTEAAHGSALGDDEVAATKRVLGFDPEKSFDVAAEVLAHTRQALDRGAQAKAEWEKGYAAWRTANPERAAEYDRIAATELPSGWEEKLPVFEAGTGVATRAASGKVLQALGAVIPELWGGSADLAGSNNTTIDKTSSFLPADNPLPEANPYGRTIHFGIREHSMAAEMNGIALHGNTRIYGGTFLVFSDYMRNSVRLSALMHLPVTYVWTHDSIGLGEDGPTHQPVEHLASLRAIPGLNVVRPADANETAIAWREILKRYTKVYGKGAPHGLALTRQGVPTYEANEDAAKGGYVLFEAEGGAPEVILMGTGSEVHVVVEAREQLQAAGIPTRVVSMPCVEWFDEQDQGYRDSVLPPSVKARVSVEAGIGLTWHRFVGDAGRIVSLEHFGASADGKVLFREFGFTAENVAEAARESIAAAQR; from the coding sequence GTGAGCACCAAGCCGACCACCACAGACCTCGAGTGGACCGAGCTGGACCAGCGGGCCGTGGACACCGCCCGCGTCCTGGCCGCCGATGCCGTACAGAAGGTCGGCAACGGCCATCCCGGTACGGCCATGAGCCTGGCGCCCGCCGCCTACACCCTCTTCCAGAAGGTGATGCGGCACGACCCGGCGGACACCGACTGGGTTGGACGCGACCGCTTCGTGCTGTCCGCCGGCCACTCGTCCCTGACCCTCTACACCCAGCTCTACCTGGCCGGCTTCGGCCTGGAGCTGGACGACCTGGAGTCCTTCAGGACCTGGGGCAGCAGGACACCCGGACACCCGGAGTACGGTCACACGCCGGGCGTGGAGACCACGACCGGCCCGCTCGGCCAGGGTGTCGCCAACGCGGTGGGCATGGCGATGGCCGCCCGCTACGAGCGCGGCCTGTTCGACCCCGACGCGCCGAAGGGCGAGTCCCCGTTCGACCACTTCATCTACGCGATCGCCGGTGACGGCTGCCTCCAGGAGGGCATCTCCGCCGAGGCCTCCTCCATGGCGGGCCACCAGGAGCTCGGCAACCTGATCCTGCTGTGGGACGACAACCACATCTCGATCGAGGGCGACACCGAGACCGCGGTCTCCGAGGACACGGTCAAGCGCTACGAGGCGTACGGCTGGCACGTGCAGCGGATCGCCCCGAAGCCGGACGGCGACCTCGACCCGCACGCCATCTACAACGCGATCGAGGCCGCGAAGAAGGTGACGGACAAGCCGTCCTTCATCGCGATGCGCTCGATCATCGCCTGGCCCGCCCCGAACGCGCAGAACACCGAGGCCGCCCACGGCTCGGCGCTCGGCGACGACGAGGTCGCGGCCACCAAGCGCGTCCTCGGCTTCGACCCGGAGAAGTCCTTCGACGTCGCCGCCGAGGTGCTGGCCCACACCCGTCAGGCGCTGGACCGCGGCGCCCAGGCCAAGGCCGAGTGGGAGAAGGGCTACGCCGCCTGGCGTACCGCCAACCCGGAGCGCGCGGCGGAGTACGACCGCATCGCGGCGACCGAGCTGCCGAGCGGCTGGGAGGAGAAGCTCCCGGTCTTCGAGGCGGGCACGGGTGTCGCCACCCGCGCCGCGTCCGGCAAGGTCCTCCAGGCCCTCGGCGCGGTCATCCCCGAGCTGTGGGGCGGCTCCGCCGACCTCGCCGGCTCGAACAACACCACGATCGACAAGACCAGCTCGTTCCTCCCGGCGGACAACCCGCTGCCCGAGGCGAACCCGTACGGCCGCACGATCCACTTCGGCATCCGCGAGCACTCCATGGCCGCGGAGATGAACGGCATCGCGCTGCACGGCAACACCCGCATCTACGGCGGCACCTTCCTGGTGTTCTCCGACTACATGCGCAACTCGGTCCGTCTGTCGGCCCTGATGCACCTGCCGGTGACGTACGTGTGGACGCACGACTCGATCGGCCTCGGCGAGGACGGTCCGACCCACCAGCCGGTCGAGCACCTCGCCTCGCTGCGCGCCATCCCCGGCCTGAACGTCGTCCGTCCCGCGGACGCCAACGAGACGGCCATCGCCTGGCGCGAGATCCTCAAGCGCTACACCAAGGTGTACGGCAAGGGCGCCCCGCACGGCCTCGCGCTCACCCGTCAGGGTGTACCGACGTACGAGGCGAACGAGGACGCCGCCAAGGGCGGGTACGTGCTGTTCGAGGCCGAGGGCGGCGCGCCCGAGGTCATCCTGATGGGCACCGGCTCCGAGGTGCACGTGGTCGTCGAGGCGCGCGAGCAGCTCCAGGCCGCGGGCATCCCCACCCGGGTCGTCTCCATGCCGTGCGTGGAGTGGTTCGACGAGCAGGACCAGGGGTACCGGGACAGCGTCCTGCCGCCCTCGGTGAAGGCCCGTGTCTCGGTCGAGGCCGGAATCGGTCTCACCTGGCACCGATTCGTCGGGGACGCCGGACGCATTGTTTCGCTGGAGCACTTCGGTGCTTCGGCCGACGGCAAGGTGCTCTTCCGCGAATTCGGTTTCACTGCCGAGAACGTCGCGGAAGCCGCCCGGGAATCGATCGCCGCAGCCCAGCGCTGA
- the tal gene encoding transaldolase, which produces MTDALKRLSEEGVAIWLDDLSRKRITSGNLAELIDQQHVVGVTTNPSIFQKAISSGDGYEQQVTELAARKVTVEEALRMITTADVRDAADILRPVFDASGGQDGRVSIEVDPRLAHNTTATIAEAKQLAWLVDRPNTLIKIPATRAGLPAITEVIGLGISVNVTLIFSLERYREVMEAFLAGLEKAKERGLDLSKIHSVASFFVSRVDTEIDKRLDAQGTPEAKAARGKAGVANARLAYQAYEEVFSTDRWAVLDRAQANKQRPLWASTGVKDPAYKDTLYVDELVAPNTVNTMPEATLEATEDHGQITGNTIAGTYEQSRAELDAVEKLGISYDDVVQLLEDEGVEKFESAWNDLLKSTEAELRRLAPSEG; this is translated from the coding sequence ATGACAGACGCACTCAAGCGCCTCTCCGAGGAAGGCGTCGCGATCTGGCTGGACGACCTGTCGCGCAAGCGGATCACGTCCGGCAACCTTGCCGAGCTGATCGACCAGCAGCACGTCGTGGGCGTCACCACCAACCCGTCGATCTTCCAGAAGGCGATCAGCAGCGGCGACGGCTACGAGCAGCAGGTCACCGAGCTCGCCGCCCGCAAGGTCACCGTCGAAGAAGCCCTGCGCATGATCACCACGGCGGACGTCCGCGACGCCGCCGACATCCTGCGCCCCGTCTTCGACGCCTCCGGCGGCCAGGACGGCCGGGTCTCCATCGAGGTCGACCCCCGTCTGGCGCACAACACCACGGCGACGATCGCCGAGGCCAAGCAGCTGGCCTGGCTGGTGGACCGCCCCAACACGCTCATCAAGATCCCGGCCACCAGGGCGGGTCTGCCAGCGATCACCGAGGTCATCGGCCTCGGCATCAGCGTCAACGTCACGCTGATCTTCTCGCTGGAGCGCTACCGCGAGGTCATGGAGGCGTTCCTCGCCGGCCTGGAGAAGGCCAAGGAGCGCGGCCTGGACCTCTCGAAGATCCACTCCGTGGCGTCCTTCTTCGTGTCCCGCGTGGACACCGAGATCGACAAGCGGCTCGACGCCCAGGGCACCCCCGAGGCCAAGGCCGCCCGCGGCAAGGCGGGCGTCGCCAACGCCCGGCTCGCGTACCAGGCGTACGAGGAGGTCTTCTCGACCGACCGCTGGGCGGTCCTGGACCGGGCGCAGGCCAACAAGCAGCGTCCGCTGTGGGCATCGACCGGCGTCAAGGACCCCGCGTACAAGGACACCCTGTACGTCGACGAGCTGGTCGCGCCGAACACCGTGAACACCATGCCGGAGGCCACGCTGGAGGCCACCGAGGACCACGGACAGATCACCGGCAACACCATCGCCGGTACGTACGAGCAGTCCCGTGCCGAGCTCGACGCCGTCGAGAAGCTCGGGATCTCCTACGACGACGTGGTCCAGCTCCTTGAGGACGAGGGCGTCGAGAAGTTCGAGTCCGCCTGGAACGACCTGCTCAAGTCGACCGAGGCGGAGCTCCGGCGCCTCGCCCCTTCGGAGGGCTGA
- the zwf gene encoding glucose-6-phosphate dehydrogenase, protein MSSSNPLRDPADRRLPRIAGPSGLVIFGVTGDLSRKKLMPAVYDLANRGLLPPGFSLVGFARREWAHEDFAQEVHDAVKEHSRTPFREEVWQQLVQGMRFVQGTFDDDDAFDRLRSTIEELDKAQGTGGNFAFYLSVPPSAFPVVIQQLKKHKLAEQSGGSWRRAVIEKPFGHDLKSAEELNAIVHEVFAPDQVFRIDHYLGKETVQNILALRFANTMFEPIWNRSFVDHVQITMAEDIGIGGRAGYYDGIGAARDVIQNHLLQLMALTAMEEPSSFDADALAAEKTKVLGATRLPKDLGKSTVRGQYAAGWQGGEKVVGYLQEDGIDPKSKTDTFAAIKVEVDNRRWAGVPFYLRTGKRLGRRVTEIAVVFQRAPHSPFDHTATEELGQNAIVFRVQPDEGVTVRFGSKVPGTSMEIRDVSMDFAYGESFTESSPEAYERLILDVLLGDSNLFPRTEEVELSWKILDPIEQYWDKHGKPAQYPSGTWGPVEADEMLERDGRSWRRP, encoded by the coding sequence TTGTCGAGCAGCAACCCGCTGCGTGACCCCGCAGACCGACGGCTCCCGCGTATCGCGGGGCCGTCGGGCCTGGTCATCTTCGGCGTCACGGGCGATTTGTCACGTAAAAAGCTGATGCCCGCGGTGTACGACCTCGCCAACCGGGGTCTGCTCCCGCCGGGCTTCTCCCTCGTCGGGTTCGCCCGCCGCGAGTGGGCCCACGAGGACTTCGCCCAGGAGGTCCACGACGCGGTCAAGGAGCACTCCCGCACCCCCTTCCGCGAGGAGGTCTGGCAGCAGCTCGTCCAGGGCATGCGCTTCGTCCAGGGCACCTTCGACGACGACGACGCCTTCGACCGGCTGCGCTCCACCATCGAGGAACTGGACAAGGCACAGGGCACGGGCGGCAACTTCGCCTTCTACCTGTCCGTGCCGCCGTCCGCGTTCCCGGTGGTCATCCAGCAGCTGAAGAAGCACAAGCTGGCGGAGCAGTCGGGCGGCTCCTGGCGTCGCGCGGTCATCGAGAAGCCCTTCGGCCACGACCTCAAGTCGGCCGAGGAGCTCAACGCGATCGTGCACGAGGTCTTCGCCCCGGACCAGGTCTTCCGCATCGACCACTATCTGGGCAAGGAGACCGTCCAGAACATCCTGGCGCTGCGCTTCGCCAACACGATGTTCGAGCCGATCTGGAACCGGTCGTTCGTCGACCACGTGCAGATCACGATGGCCGAGGACATCGGCATCGGCGGCCGCGCCGGCTACTACGACGGCATCGGCGCAGCCCGTGACGTCATCCAGAACCACCTGCTCCAGCTGATGGCGCTGACCGCCATGGAGGAGCCCTCCTCCTTCGACGCGGACGCGCTCGCGGCGGAGAAGACCAAGGTGCTCGGCGCGACCAGGCTGCCGAAGGACCTGGGCAAGAGCACGGTCCGCGGCCAGTACGCGGCGGGGTGGCAGGGCGGCGAGAAGGTCGTCGGCTACCTCCAGGAGGACGGTATCGACCCCAAGTCGAAGACCGACACCTTCGCCGCGATCAAGGTGGAGGTGGACAACCGCCGCTGGGCGGGCGTCCCGTTCTACCTGCGCACCGGCAAGCGGCTCGGCCGCCGCGTCACCGAGATCGCGGTCGTCTTCCAGCGCGCCCCGCACTCCCCCTTCGACCACACGGCGACGGAGGAGCTGGGCCAGAACGCGATCGTCTTCCGTGTCCAGCCCGACGAGGGCGTCACGGTCCGCTTCGGCTCCAAGGTGCCCGGCACCTCCATGGAGATCCGGGACGTCTCGATGGACTTCGCGTACGGCGAGTCCTTCACGGAGTCGAGCCCTGAGGCGTACGAGCGTCTGATCCTCGACGTGCTGCTCGGTGACTCGAACCTCTTCCCGCGCACGGAGGAGGTCGAGCTGTCCTGGAAGATCCTCGACCCGATCGAGCAGTACTGGGACAAGCACGGCAAGCCCGCGCAGTACCCCTCGGGCACCTGGGGACCCGTCGAGGCCGACGAGATGCTCGAACGAGACGGACGGAGCTGGCGTCGCCCATGA